A single Pseudomonas brassicacearum DNA region contains:
- a CDS encoding ABC transporter permease subunit: MQDAGKPLMISIEEQNQVAMRVSDKGQALFFDVRSGAELRRVDLPIPAGASVTSIGEDQPGSPLVAIGLSNGQALVFRHTYKVTYPDGKKTISPAVEYPYGETPIVLNEQGAALEHVSLNASDTTLLLAGSSGAQLHVLSLTSEENMMTGEVTSEQTRIDLPQMTEPVKSIFVDPRQQWLYVVNGRAQADVFSLRDKSLNGRYKLLEDADAQVTAVTQLVGGISLIIGDSKGGLAQWFMARDPDGELRFKQIRTFQMGSAPIVEISAEERRKGFVALDAAGKLGVFHSTAHRTLLVDQVVDGQGLFGMSPRANRLIVEQGGKLQPLTLDNPHPEVSWSALWGKVWYENYDEPQYVWQSTAANTDFEPKMSLSPLTFGTLKAAFYAMLLAAPLAIAAAIYTAYFMAPGMRRKVKPVIELMEAMPTVILGFFAGLFLAPYVEGHLPGIFSLLMLLPVGILVAGFVFSRLPESVRLKVPEGWESAMLIPVILFVGWLSLYMSPYMEAWFFGGDMRMWISHDLGITYDQRNALVVGLAMGFAVIPNIYSIAEDAVFSVPRGLTLGSLALGATPWQTMTRVVILTASPGIFSALMIGMGRAVGETMIVLMATGNTPVMEMNLFEGLRTLAANVAVEMPESEVGGSHYRVLFLSALVLLLFTFIMNTLAELIRQRLRKKYSSL; encoded by the coding sequence ATGCAAGACGCCGGCAAACCCTTGATGATCTCCATCGAAGAACAGAACCAAGTCGCCATGCGGGTTTCCGACAAGGGCCAGGCGCTGTTCTTCGACGTCCGCAGTGGCGCCGAACTGCGTCGTGTCGACCTGCCGATTCCGGCCGGTGCCAGCGTAACGTCCATTGGTGAAGACCAACCCGGCAGCCCGCTGGTGGCGATCGGCCTGTCCAACGGCCAGGCCCTGGTATTTCGTCACACCTATAAGGTCACCTACCCGGACGGCAAGAAAACCATCTCGCCTGCCGTCGAATATCCTTACGGCGAGACGCCGATCGTATTGAACGAGCAGGGCGCCGCCCTGGAACATGTCAGCCTCAACGCCTCTGATACGACCTTGCTGTTGGCCGGTTCCAGCGGTGCTCAATTGCATGTGCTGTCGCTGACCAGCGAAGAAAACATGATGACCGGTGAGGTCACCAGCGAGCAGACCCGCATTGACCTGCCGCAGATGACCGAGCCGGTGAAGAGCATCTTCGTGGACCCGCGCCAGCAATGGCTGTATGTGGTCAACGGGCGTGCCCAGGCCGATGTGTTCAGCCTGCGGGACAAGAGCCTCAACGGTCGCTACAAACTGCTCGAGGACGCCGACGCCCAAGTCACCGCCGTCACCCAGCTGGTGGGCGGGATCTCGCTGATCATCGGCGACTCCAAGGGCGGCCTGGCCCAATGGTTCATGGCTCGCGATCCGGACGGCGAGCTGCGCTTCAAACAGATTCGTACCTTCCAGATGGGCAGCGCGCCGATCGTTGAGATCAGCGCCGAAGAACGTCGCAAGGGCTTCGTTGCGCTCGACGCCGCCGGCAAGCTTGGCGTATTCCACAGCACCGCCCACCGCACCCTGCTGGTGGACCAGGTGGTCGATGGCCAGGGCCTGTTCGGCATGTCGCCACGGGCCAACCGCCTGATCGTCGAGCAGGGCGGCAAGCTGCAACCGCTGACACTGGACAACCCGCACCCGGAAGTGTCGTGGAGCGCGTTGTGGGGCAAGGTTTGGTACGAGAACTACGACGAGCCTCAGTACGTCTGGCAATCGACCGCCGCCAACACCGACTTCGAACCCAAGATGAGCCTGTCGCCGTTGACCTTCGGCACCCTGAAAGCAGCGTTCTACGCGATGCTGCTGGCCGCACCGCTGGCGATTGCCGCCGCGATCTACACCGCCTACTTCATGGCCCCGGGCATGCGTCGCAAGGTCAAGCCGGTGATCGAATTGATGGAAGCGATGCCGACGGTGATCCTCGGCTTCTTCGCCGGGCTGTTCCTGGCGCCGTACGTCGAAGGGCACTTGCCGGGTATCTTCAGCCTGCTGATGTTGTTGCCGGTGGGCATTCTGGTGGCCGGTTTCGTCTTCAGTCGCTTGCCTGAGTCCGTGCGTCTGAAGGTACCAGAGGGCTGGGAAAGCGCGATGTTGATCCCGGTGATCCTGTTCGTGGGCTGGCTCTCGCTGTACATGAGCCCGTACATGGAGGCCTGGTTCTTCGGCGGCGACATGCGCATGTGGATCTCCCATGACCTGGGCATCACCTACGACCAGCGCAACGCCCTGGTGGTCGGCCTGGCGATGGGCTTCGCGGTGATTCCGAACATTTATTCCATCGCCGAAGACGCCGTGTTCAGCGTGCCCCGCGGCCTGACCCTGGGCTCTCTGGCCCTCGGCGCCACGCCGTGGCAGACCATGACCCGCGTGGTGATCCTCACCGCCAGCCCTGGCATTTTCTCGGCGCTGATGATCGGCATGGGTCGTGCGGTCGGCGAAACCATGATCGTGCTGATGGCGACCGGTAACACGCCGGTCATGGAAATGAACCTGTTCGAAGGCCTGCGTACCCTGGCGGCCAACGTGGCGGTGGAAATGCCGGAGTCGGAAGTTGGCGGCAGCCATTACCGCGTGCTGTTCCTGTCGGCCCTGGTGCTGCTGTTGTTCACCTTCATCATGAACACCCTCGCCGAGCTGATCCGTCAGCGTCTGCGCAAGAAATATTCGTCGCTTTAA
- the pstA gene encoding phosphate ABC transporter permease PstA yields the protein MKQNSLKGWFKSGAPGVWISGGAVSIAVIMTIGLLAVIAVRGLGHFWPADLVHASYEVPGMPAHLVVGEIVQKEEVPRERLKSAGLPVPDEGPEFMTRELIKVGNRDLNGTDFTWIVGDWLTNQTTPPELMAIERREWGNFYGYLVNVKQDGKVIAEGEAAWPELQARVQRVNQLAAELKTLEKSDIGAINAGLERIRLHGRKLELNGKLDAAAQADLESERAELNARYKDIEARLSDLHAQFNRDSLTARDANGKEVEIGIGKVVHAYQPNGMGTFAKLGFYFSKVWEFLSDDPREANTEGGIFPAIFGTVMMTLIMAMIVTPFGVLAAVYLREYARQGPMTRLIRIAVNNLAGVPAIVYGVFGLGFFVYVLGGSVDRLFFPEALPAPTFGTPGLLWASLTLALLAVPVVIVATEEGLARIPRTVREGSLALGATKAETLWKIVLPMASPAMMTGMILAVARAAGEVAPLMLVGVVKLAPSLPLDGNYPYLHLDQKIMHLGFHIYDVGFQSPNVEAARPLVYATALLLVLVIATLNLSAVWIRNHLREKYKALDS from the coding sequence GTGAAACAGAACTCCCTGAAAGGATGGTTCAAGAGCGGCGCCCCCGGCGTCTGGATCAGCGGTGGCGCGGTGTCCATCGCGGTCATCATGACCATTGGCCTGCTGGCGGTGATCGCCGTGCGCGGCCTGGGCCACTTCTGGCCGGCGGACCTGGTCCACGCCAGCTACGAGGTGCCGGGCATGCCTGCGCACCTGGTGGTCGGCGAAATCGTGCAGAAAGAAGAAGTGCCTCGCGAGCGCCTGAAAAGCGCCGGCCTGCCGGTGCCGGACGAAGGCCCGGAGTTCATGACTCGCGAGCTGATCAAGGTGGGTAACCGGGACCTGAACGGCACCGATTTCACCTGGATCGTCGGTGACTGGCTGACCAACCAGACCACGCCGCCGGAGCTGATGGCCATCGAGCGTCGTGAGTGGGGCAACTTCTACGGCTACCTGGTCAACGTCAAGCAGGACGGCAAGGTCATTGCCGAAGGCGAGGCGGCCTGGCCGGAGCTGCAAGCCCGCGTTCAGCGGGTCAACCAATTGGCCGCCGAGCTCAAGACCCTGGAAAAAAGCGACATCGGTGCAATCAACGCCGGCCTGGAGCGCATCCGCCTGCACGGTCGCAAACTGGAGCTCAATGGCAAGCTCGATGCCGCCGCTCAAGCGGACCTGGAAAGCGAACGTGCCGAACTCAATGCCCGTTACAAGGACATCGAAGCGCGCCTGTCCGACCTGCATGCACAATTCAACCGCGACAGCCTGACCGCCCGCGATGCCAACGGCAAGGAAGTGGAGATCGGCATCGGCAAGGTGGTACACGCCTATCAGCCGAACGGCATGGGCACGTTTGCCAAGCTCGGCTTCTATTTCAGCAAGGTCTGGGAATTCCTCAGCGACGACCCCCGTGAAGCCAACACCGAAGGTGGCATCTTCCCGGCGATTTTCGGCACTGTGATGATGACCCTGATCATGGCGATGATCGTCACGCCGTTCGGCGTGCTGGCGGCGGTCTATCTGCGTGAATACGCCCGCCAAGGCCCGATGACCCGCCTGATCCGTATCGCGGTGAACAACCTGGCCGGCGTTCCAGCCATCGTCTACGGTGTGTTCGGCCTGGGCTTCTTCGTCTACGTGCTGGGTGGTTCGGTCGACCGGTTGTTCTTCCCCGAAGCCTTGCCGGCGCCGACCTTCGGTACCCCGGGCCTGCTCTGGGCATCCCTGACCCTGGCGCTGCTGGCGGTGCCGGTGGTGATCGTAGCGACCGAGGAAGGCCTGGCGCGGATCCCGCGGACCGTGCGCGAAGGCTCCCTGGCCCTCGGCGCGACCAAGGCCGAGACCCTGTGGAAAATCGTTCTGCCCATGGCGAGCCCGGCGATGATGACCGGGATGATCCTCGCCGTGGCCCGTGCCGCTGGCGAAGTGGCGCCACTGATGCTGGTGGGCGTGGTGAAACTGGCCCCGTCGCTGCCGCTGGACGGCAACTACCCCTACCTGCACCTGGACCAGAAGATCATGCACTTGGGCTTTCACATCTATGACGTGGGCTTCCAGAGCCCGAACGTCGAAGCGGCACGACCGCTGGTGTACGCCACGGCGCTGTTGCTGGTGCTGGTGATCGCCACGCTCAACCTGTCGGCGGTGTGGATCCGTAATCACCTGCGCGAGAAGTACAAGGCACTGGATAGCTGA
- the pstB gene encoding phosphate ABC transporter ATP-binding protein PstB: MQHEAHTHGINMSALGRDKQSLDLAQETVAIEVPGLSLFYGEKQALYDVSLNIPKQRVTAFIGPSGCGKSTLLRTFNRMNDLVDGCRVEGEINLYGNNIYRKGEDVAELRRRVGMVFQKPNPFPKTIYENVVYGLRIQGINKKRILDEAVEWALKGAALWDEVKDRLHESALGLSGGQQQRLVIARTIAVEPEVLLLDEPCSALDPISTLKVEELIYELKSKFTIVIVTHNMQQAARVSDYTAFMYMGKLVEFGDTDTLFTNPAKKQTEDYITGRYG, encoded by the coding sequence ATGCAACACGAAGCACATACACACGGCATCAACATGTCGGCCCTGGGCCGCGACAAGCAGAGCCTGGACCTGGCTCAGGAAACCGTCGCCATCGAAGTGCCCGGCCTGAGTCTGTTCTACGGCGAGAAGCAGGCGCTGTATGACGTCAGCCTGAACATCCCGAAACAGCGCGTCACCGCGTTTATCGGCCCGTCGGGCTGCGGCAAGTCGACCTTGCTGCGCACTTTCAACCGCATGAACGACCTGGTGGACGGATGCCGCGTCGAGGGGGAAATCAACCTCTACGGCAACAACATCTACCGCAAGGGCGAAGACGTGGCCGAGCTGCGTCGTCGCGTGGGCATGGTGTTCCAGAAGCCCAACCCGTTCCCGAAAACCATCTACGAAAACGTGGTCTACGGCTTGCGCATCCAGGGCATCAACAAGAAGCGCATCCTCGACGAAGCCGTGGAATGGGCCCTCAAGGGCGCGGCGTTGTGGGATGAGGTCAAGGACCGCCTGCATGAATCGGCCCTGGGCTTGTCCGGTGGTCAGCAGCAACGTCTGGTGATCGCTCGCACCATTGCCGTGGAACCGGAAGTGCTGCTGCTCGACGAGCCCTGCTCGGCCCTGGACCCGATCTCGACGCTGAAAGTCGAAGAGCTGATCTACGAGCTCAAGTCCAAGTTCACCATCGTCATCGTGACCCACAACATGCAACAGGCGGCGCGGGTTTCCGACTACACCGCGTTCATGTACATGGGCAAGCTGGTGGAATTCGGCGACACCGATACCCTGTTCACCAATCCGGCCAAGAAACAGACCGAAGACTACATCACTGGTCGTTACGGCTAG
- the phoU gene encoding phosphate signaling complex protein PhoU, translated as MISKEGLTHHISAQFNAELEEVRSHLLAMGGLVEKQVNDAVTALIEADSGLAQQVREIDDQINQMERNIDEECLRILARRQPAASDLRLIISISKSVIDLERIGDEATKIARRAIQLCEEGEAPRGYVEVRHIGDQVRNMVRDALDAFARFDADLALSVAQYDKIIDREYKTALRELATYMMEDPRSISRVLSIIWVLRSLERIGDHARNISELVIYLVRGTDVRHLGLKRMKQEVEGTPSETANVPGETDDK; from the coding sequence ATGATTTCGAAGGAAGGCCTTACTCACCACATTTCCGCACAGTTCAACGCTGAGCTTGAGGAAGTGCGCAGTCACTTGCTGGCCATGGGCGGGCTGGTGGAAAAGCAGGTCAACGACGCGGTGACCGCGCTGATCGAGGCCGACTCCGGCCTGGCCCAGCAGGTGCGCGAAATCGATGACCAGATCAACCAGATGGAGCGCAACATCGACGAGGAGTGCCTGCGTATCCTGGCCCGTCGTCAGCCGGCGGCTTCCGACCTGCGGCTGATCATCAGCATCTCCAAGTCGGTGATCGATCTTGAGCGTATCGGCGACGAAGCCACCAAGATCGCTCGTCGTGCCATTCAGTTGTGCGAAGAAGGCGAGGCACCGCGCGGTTACGTCGAGGTTCGCCACATTGGCGACCAGGTGCGCAACATGGTTCGCGATGCGCTGGACGCCTTTGCCCGCTTCGACGCCGACCTGGCGTTGTCGGTGGCCCAGTACGACAAGATCATCGACCGCGAATACAAGACCGCCCTGCGCGAGCTGGCGACTTACATGATGGAAGACCCGCGCTCCATCTCTCGGGTGTTGAGCATCATCTGGGTGCTGCGTTCTCTGGAGCGTATCGGCGATCATGCACGCAACATCTCGGAACTTGTCATCTACCTGGTGCGCGGCACGGATGTGCGGCATTTGGGGCTCAAGCGGATGAAGCAAGAAGTTGAGGGCACCCCGTCCGAAACTGCTAATGTTCCGGGCGAAACTGACGATAAGTAA
- a CDS encoding response regulator, whose amino-acid sequence MSKVSVLVVDDASFIRDLVKKCLRNYFPGVRIEDAVNGKKAQALLAREAFDLVLCDWEMPEMSGLELLTWCRQQDNLKGMPFVMVTSRGDKENVVQAIQAGVSGYVSKPFTNEQLLTKVKQALHKVGKLDTLMNSAPTKMNSAFGNDSLSALTGGKAPVAAVASAPAAAPAAAAPARGLLNSPPVKAPAAAAPSTNRGQGQLRLSSGTQQCVIKALSLKEALLVVKRTDTLPQVLEGAVLDMEQGDNAETARLNGYLHAIVAHEQTPDSEWLQLTFRFVDKDPQKLDYISRLIARGTAQKHFVPGA is encoded by the coding sequence ATGAGTAAGGTCAGTGTGTTGGTCGTGGACGATGCTTCGTTCATTCGTGACCTGGTGAAGAAGTGCCTGCGCAACTACTTCCCGGGCGTGCGCATCGAAGACGCGGTGAACGGCAAGAAAGCCCAGGCCCTGCTGGCTCGCGAAGCGTTCGACCTGGTGTTGTGCGATTGGGAAATGCCGGAAATGTCCGGCCTGGAACTGCTGACCTGGTGCCGCCAGCAGGACAACCTCAAGGGCATGCCGTTCGTGATGGTCACCAGCCGCGGCGACAAGGAAAACGTGGTCCAGGCGATCCAGGCCGGCGTTTCCGGCTATGTCAGCAAGCCGTTCACCAACGAACAGCTACTGACCAAGGTCAAACAGGCCCTGCATAAGGTCGGCAAGCTCGATACGCTGATGAACAGTGCCCCGACCAAGATGAACTCGGCGTTCGGCAATGACTCCTTGAGCGCCCTGACAGGCGGCAAGGCTCCGGTCGCCGCTGTTGCTTCGGCCCCCGCTGCTGCCCCAGCTGCAGCCGCTCCGGCGCGTGGCCTGCTCAACAGCCCACCGGTCAAGGCGCCGGCCGCCGCCGCTCCGTCGACCAACCGCGGCCAAGGCCAGTTGCGCCTGTCCAGCGGCACCCAGCAATGCGTGATCAAGGCCCTGAGCCTCAAGGAAGCGCTGCTGGTGGTCAAACGCACCGACACCCTGCCGCAAGTGCTCGAAGGTGCAGTGCTGGACATGGAGCAAGGCGACAACGCCGAAACCGCTCGTCTGAACGGCTACCTGCACGCCATCGTCGCCCATGAACAGACGCCCGACAGCGAATGGCTGCAACTGACCTTCCGCTTCGTCGACAAAGACCCGCAGAAACTCGACTACATCTCCCGCCTGATCGCCCGCGGCACCGCGCAGAAGCACTTCGTACCTGGCGCCTGA
- a CDS encoding peptidoglycan DD-metalloendopeptidase family protein, with amino-acid sequence MLAPLLFACGLVLASTSAVAMTIYKSTDANGVVSYSDRPSKGAQVFVFRDRMVERLERQVFLDIKKHKGADAVFVRNDLYAPVEIELSFAGLRNVSGAPSRPIRRVLPARSNLRLALLTATRPGRPLVYTPRFEYSLGDPAGAAQAYRYPLPWRGGPFRLSQGANGQYSHYGPKSRYAMDIAMPVGTPIIAARGGVVIKTENQQTGRGDDPSGNFVRVLHDDGTMGVYLHLQKGSVSVREGQRIGVGTPLALSGNTGNSSGPHLHFVVQRNTGLGLVSIPYQFNQPVGDLPNFALGKQ; translated from the coding sequence ATGCTCGCACCCCTGCTGTTTGCCTGTGGTCTTGTCCTGGCCTCCACCTCGGCCGTGGCCATGACGATCTACAAATCCACCGATGCCAATGGCGTGGTGTCCTATAGCGATCGCCCCAGCAAGGGCGCCCAGGTGTTCGTGTTCCGCGATCGCATGGTCGAGCGCCTGGAGCGACAGGTGTTCCTCGATATCAAGAAGCACAAAGGCGCGGACGCGGTGTTCGTGCGCAACGATCTGTACGCGCCGGTGGAGATCGAGTTGAGTTTCGCCGGGCTGCGCAACGTCAGCGGGGCACCGAGCCGACCGATTCGTCGGGTGCTGCCGGCGCGCAGCAACCTGCGCCTGGCGCTGCTCACGGCCACGCGGCCCGGCAGGCCGCTGGTGTATACCCCAAGGTTCGAATACTCCCTGGGCGACCCTGCAGGCGCGGCACAGGCCTATCGGTACCCGTTGCCGTGGCGGGGCGGGCCGTTCCGGCTGAGCCAGGGTGCCAACGGCCAGTACAGCCATTACGGTCCGAAGAGCCGCTACGCCATGGACATCGCCATGCCCGTGGGCACGCCGATCATCGCGGCGCGGGGCGGCGTGGTCATCAAGACCGAAAACCAGCAGACCGGCCGTGGGGACGACCCTTCGGGCAACTTCGTGCGGGTGCTGCACGATGACGGGACCATGGGCGTCTATCTGCACTTGCAGAAAGGTTCGGTGAGCGTACGGGAAGGGCAGCGGATCGGGGTGGGCACGCCGTTGGCGTTGTCGGGCAATACCGGCAACAGCTCAGGCCCGCACCTGCATTTTGTGGTGCAGCGCAATACCGGCTTGGGGCTGGTGTCGATTCCCTACCAGTTCAATCAACCGGTGGGCGACTTGCCCAACTTTGCGCTGGGCAAGCAGTAG
- a CDS encoding hemolysin family protein, giving the protein MDPSPGLSLVTLFAEFGMILFALILVLLNGFFVAAEFAMVKLRSTRVEAIAEQNGWRGHILRTVHSQLDAYLSACQLGITLASLGLGWVGEPAFAHILEPLLGAVGVQSPEVIKGVSFFTAFFIISYLHIVVGELAPKSWAIRKPELLSLWTAVPLYLFYWAMYPAIYLLNASANAILRIAGQGEPGPHHEHHYSREELKLILHSSRGQDPSDQGMRVLASAVEMGELEVVDWANSREDLVTLEFNAPLKEILAMFRRHKFSRYPVYDSERQEFVGLLHIKDLLLELAALDHIPESFNLAELTRPLERVSRHMPLSQLLEQFRKGGSHFALVEEADGNIIGYLTMEDVLEVLVGDIQDEHRKAERGILAYQPGKLLVRGDTPLFKVERLLGIDLDHIEAETLAGLVYETLKRVPEEEEVLEVEGLRIIIKKMKGPKIILAKVLMLD; this is encoded by the coding sequence ATGGACCCTTCCCCTGGCTTGTCCCTCGTTACCCTCTTCGCCGAATTCGGCATGATTCTTTTTGCTCTGATCCTGGTTTTGCTCAACGGTTTTTTCGTTGCGGCCGAATTCGCCATGGTCAAGCTGCGCTCGACCCGGGTCGAGGCCATTGCCGAGCAGAACGGCTGGCGCGGGCACATCCTGCGCACCGTCCATAGCCAGCTCGACGCCTACCTGTCGGCGTGCCAGCTGGGTATCACCCTGGCCTCCCTGGGCCTGGGCTGGGTCGGTGAGCCGGCGTTCGCCCACATCCTCGAGCCGTTGCTGGGCGCGGTCGGCGTACAGTCGCCGGAAGTGATCAAGGGCGTGTCGTTCTTCACCGCGTTCTTCATCATTTCGTACCTGCACATCGTGGTCGGTGAACTGGCGCCCAAATCCTGGGCGATCCGCAAGCCCGAGCTGCTGTCGCTGTGGACCGCCGTGCCGCTGTACCTGTTCTACTGGGCCATGTACCCGGCGATCTACCTGCTCAACGCCAGTGCCAACGCCATCTTGCGCATCGCCGGCCAAGGCGAGCCTGGCCCGCATCACGAGCACCACTACAGCCGCGAAGAACTGAAGCTGATCCTGCACTCCAGCCGTGGCCAGGACCCGAGCGACCAAGGCATGCGCGTGCTGGCCTCGGCCGTGGAGATGGGCGAACTGGAAGTGGTGGACTGGGCCAACTCCCGGGAAGACCTGGTGACGCTGGAGTTCAACGCGCCGCTCAAGGAAATCCTGGCGATGTTCCGTCGCCACAAGTTCAGCCGTTATCCGGTGTATGACAGCGAGCGCCAGGAGTTCGTCGGCCTGCTGCACATCAAGGACCTGCTGCTGGAACTGGCGGCCCTGGATCACATCCCCGAGTCGTTCAACCTGGCCGAACTGACTCGGCCGCTGGAGCGCGTGTCGCGGCACATGCCGCTGTCGCAATTGCTGGAACAGTTCCGCAAGGGCGGTTCGCACTTCGCCTTGGTCGAGGAAGCCGACGGCAACATCATCGGCTACCTGACCATGGAAGACGTGCTGGAAGTGTTGGTGGGCGATATCCAGGACGAACACCGCAAGGCCGAACGCGGCATCCTGGCCTACCAGCCGGGCAAGCTGCTGGTACGGGGTGATACGCCGCTGTTCAAGGTCGAGCGCTTGCTGGGCATCGACCTGGACCACATCGAAGCCGAAACCCTGGCCGGGTTGGTCTATGAAACCCTCAAGCGCGTACCGGAAGAGGAAGAAGTGCTGGAAGTCGAAGGCCTGCGGATCATCATCAAGAAGATGAAAGGGCCGAAGATCATCCTGGCGAAGGTGTTGATGCTCGATTGA
- the phoR gene encoding phosphate regulon sensor histidine kinase PhoR has translation MLLLVTGCLLIGLISGYYGWSLAAGLGLYLAWTLKQLLRLHEWLRLHQPDEAPPDGYGLWGEVFDSIYHLQRRDQRVRGRLQAVIDRVQESTAALKDAVIMLDSDGNLEWWNRAAETLLGLKTPQDSGQPVTNLVRHPRFKEYFEQANYAEPLEIPSPTNDRLRIQLYITRYGNNEHLMLVRDVTRIHQLEQMRKDFIANVSHELRTPLTVICGYLETLLDNVEEVNPRWSRALQQMHQQSGRMQTLLNDLLLLAKLEATDYPSDNQPVPIDDLLQTIVEDAQELSGSKQQTITLEADPAVQLKGSEAELRSAFSNLVFNAVKYTPEQGRIHVRWWGDEQGAHLSVRDSGIGIDSKHLPRLTERFYRVDSSRNSNTGGTGLGLAIVKHVLLRHRARMEISSVPGHGSTFTCHFAPAQVTRTRLAHPAD, from the coding sequence ATGTTGTTGCTGGTGACCGGCTGTTTGCTGATCGGCCTGATCAGTGGTTACTACGGTTGGAGCCTGGCCGCGGGCCTGGGGCTTTACCTGGCCTGGACGCTCAAGCAATTGCTGCGCCTGCATGAATGGCTGCGCCTGCACCAACCCGACGAAGCGCCGCCCGACGGCTATGGCCTGTGGGGTGAGGTGTTCGACAGCATCTACCACCTGCAACGGCGCGACCAGCGCGTTCGCGGACGCCTGCAGGCGGTGATCGACCGGGTCCAGGAGTCCACCGCCGCGCTGAAAGACGCGGTGATCATGCTCGACAGCGACGGCAACCTGGAGTGGTGGAACCGCGCCGCCGAGACCCTGCTGGGCCTCAAGACGCCCCAGGACAGCGGCCAGCCGGTGACCAACCTGGTGCGTCATCCGCGCTTCAAGGAGTATTTCGAGCAGGCCAATTACGCCGAGCCGCTGGAGATCCCTTCGCCCACCAATGACCGGCTACGCATCCAGCTGTACATCACGCGCTATGGCAACAATGAGCACTTGATGCTGGTGCGCGACGTCACGCGTATTCATCAGCTGGAACAGATGCGCAAGGACTTCATCGCCAACGTTTCCCACGAACTGCGCACGCCGTTGACGGTGATCTGTGGTTACCTGGAAACCCTGCTCGACAACGTCGAGGAGGTGAACCCGCGCTGGAGCCGGGCCTTGCAGCAGATGCACCAGCAAAGCGGGCGCATGCAGACCCTACTCAACGACTTGTTGCTGCTGGCGAAGCTGGAAGCCACCGATTACCCGTCGGACAACCAGCCAGTGCCCATCGACGACCTGCTGCAAACCATTGTCGAAGATGCGCAGGAACTGTCCGGCTCCAAGCAGCAGACCATCACCCTGGAGGCCGACCCTGCCGTGCAGCTCAAAGGCAGCGAGGCGGAACTGCGCAGTGCCTTTTCCAACCTGGTGTTCAACGCGGTCAAGTACACCCCGGAGCAAGGCCGGATCCATGTGCGCTGGTGGGGCGATGAGCAAGGCGCGCACCTGAGCGTGCGGGATTCGGGGATCGGCATCGACAGCAAGCATTTGCCGCGCCTGACCGAACGTTTCTACCGTGTCGACTCCAGCCGCAACTCCAATACCGGGGGCACCGGGCTGGGCCTGGCCATCGTCAAACACGTCCTGCTGCGCCATCGCGCCCGCATGGAAATCAGCAGCGTACCCGGCCATGGCAGCACCTTTACCTGCCATTTCGCCCCGGCCCAGGTGACTCGCACACGCCTGGCCCATCCCGCTGATTGA
- the phoB gene encoding phosphate regulon transcriptional regulator PhoB, producing MVGRSILIVDDEAPIREMIAVALEMAGYDCMEAENSQQAHAIIVDRKPDLILLDWMLPGTSGIELARRLKRDELTGDIPIIMLTAKGEEDNKIQGLEVGADDYITKPFSPRELVARLKAVLRRAGPTDGEAPIEVGGLLLDPISHRVTIDGKPAEMGPTEYRLLQFFMTHQERAYTRGQLLDQVWGGNVYVEERTVDVHIRRLRKALGDAYENLVQTVRGTGYRFSTKA from the coding sequence ATGGTTGGCAGGAGCATTCTGATCGTCGACGACGAGGCGCCCATCCGCGAGATGATCGCTGTTGCGTTGGAGATGGCCGGCTATGACTGCATGGAAGCAGAAAACTCTCAACAGGCCCACGCCATCATCGTCGACCGCAAGCCCGACCTGATTCTGCTGGACTGGATGCTGCCCGGCACGTCTGGCATCGAACTGGCGCGACGCCTCAAGCGCGACGAGCTGACCGGCGATATTCCGATCATCATGCTCACCGCCAAGGGCGAAGAGGACAACAAGATCCAGGGCCTGGAGGTCGGTGCCGACGACTACATCACCAAGCCGTTTTCCCCGCGGGAGCTGGTAGCGCGCCTGAAGGCCGTGCTGCGACGCGCCGGGCCGACCGATGGCGAAGCCCCCATCGAAGTCGGTGGCCTGCTGCTCGACCCGATCAGCCACCGCGTGACCATCGACGGCAAACCCGCCGAGATGGGCCCGACCGAATACCGCCTGCTGCAATTTTTCATGACTCACCAGGAACGTGCCTACACCCGCGGCCAACTGCTGGACCAGGTCTGGGGCGGCAACGTCTATGTCGAAGAGCGCACCGTGGACGTGCACATCCGGCGCCTGCGCAAGGCACTCGGCGACGCCTATGAAAATCTGGTACAAACCGTGCGCGGCACCGGTTATCGTTTTTCGACCAAGGCCTGA